One genomic segment of Clostridium estertheticum subsp. estertheticum includes these proteins:
- a CDS encoding FAD:protein FMN transferase, with protein MNFKIYGKNAGTATALVLKRISNIESKMSVNIKTSEISKLNAKAGISGQKLSEDTYSVIEKSVQYSKLTGGALDATIEPIVGLWGIGTDKERLPSKTEIDDKLKLVNYKDIVLDKKNSTVKLKRTNQAIDLGAIAKGYTADEVKKVLLNNKISSAIINLGGNVYAIGKNAKGKDWNVGIQNPLSTRGEYLGTISVTDKSIVTSGNYERFFIKDGIRYHHIFDPKTGYPAQQSLISTTIVSDKSVDGDALSTSTYIMGLDKGLKLVESIKGVEAIFVTKDKKVYVTPGLKDNFKLTSKGFTYEKGR; from the coding sequence ATGAACTTTAAGATATATGGTAAAAATGCGGGAACAGCAACAGCGTTGGTTTTAAAAAGAATAAGTAATATAGAAAGTAAAATGTCTGTTAACATTAAAACTTCTGAAATTTCTAAATTAAATGCGAAAGCTGGAATTTCAGGACAAAAACTTAGTGAAGACACATATTCGGTAATAGAAAAATCAGTTCAATATAGTAAATTAACTGGTGGTGCTCTTGATGCAACAATAGAGCCAATTGTAGGGCTTTGGGGTATAGGAACAGATAAGGAGAGACTACCTTCAAAAACTGAAATTGATGATAAATTAAAGTTAGTTAATTATAAAGATATTGTTTTAGATAAGAAAAATTCAACAGTTAAGTTAAAACGAACAAATCAAGCGATAGACCTCGGTGCTATAGCAAAGGGATATACTGCTGATGAGGTTAAAAAGGTTTTATTAAATAATAAAATTAGTAGTGCTATCATAAATTTAGGTGGTAATGTTTATGCTATAGGAAAAAACGCCAAAGGGAAAGATTGGAATGTGGGAATACAAAATCCATTAAGTACACGTGGTGAATACTTGGGAACGATTAGTGTTACTGATAAATCAATAGTTACATCAGGCAACTATGAAAGATTTTTTATAAAGGATGGCATAAGGTATCATCACATATTTGATCCAAAGACTGGATATCCAGCTCAGCAAAGTCTTATAAGTACAACTATAGTATCAGATAAGTCAGTAGATGGAGATGCGCTGTCTACAAGTACTTATATCATGGGGCTCGATAAAGGTCTTAAATTGGTAGAGTCTATTAAAGGTGTAGAGGCTATTTTTGTAACAAAGGATAAAAAAGTATACGTTACTCCAGGACTTAAAGACAATTTTAAATTAACAAGCAAGGGGTTTACTTATGAAAAAGGGCGATAA
- a CDS encoding toxic anion resistance protein codes for MEKVDQVLTIEDESIENDLIEKRATSIMQQLKTSPEVIQIASKINIKDANAVLEFGNEPALQISKFADQILNSIKTNSIENSGVMIKELTSIMKKFDKQDFEEEKTGFFAKIFSKPSQAIDKMMGKYKTIGGEIDKIYTQLSVYKREINSSNLLLENLYNQNFDYYGELEKYITAGNMVAEKYESEDIPKLESLAAGGEQINVINYQNAKETVEMLKQRIYDLEMAKMVSLQTAPQIKMIQRGNYKLISKVHSAFIITIPVFKNGIIQAIALKKQRLVSDSLAELDRTTNELLMKNAENIRMQSVDIAKLAGGTSVKIETLEKTWNTIMQGIEETKSIEDENKKLREVGIVKIHEMTEKIKQKSLS; via the coding sequence ATGGAAAAAGTCGATCAAGTACTTACAATAGAAGATGAGAGCATTGAAAATGATTTAATAGAGAAAAGGGCCACAAGCATAATGCAGCAGCTTAAAACATCACCAGAAGTTATTCAAATTGCATCTAAAATAAATATTAAAGATGCAAATGCTGTATTAGAATTTGGTAATGAACCAGCACTACAAATATCAAAATTTGCAGATCAAATATTAAATTCTATCAAAACCAATAGCATTGAAAACTCGGGTGTTATGATAAAAGAACTTACAAGTATAATGAAAAAGTTTGATAAGCAAGATTTTGAGGAAGAAAAAACTGGATTTTTTGCTAAGATATTTAGTAAACCAAGTCAGGCAATTGACAAAATGATGGGAAAATATAAAACCATTGGTGGAGAGATAGACAAGATTTATACGCAGCTTAGTGTATATAAGAGGGAAATAAATAGCTCTAACTTATTACTTGAAAACTTGTATAATCAAAACTTTGACTATTATGGAGAATTAGAAAAATACATCACTGCAGGTAATATGGTCGCTGAGAAATATGAGAGCGAGGATATTCCAAAGCTTGAATCACTAGCTGCGGGTGGGGAACAAATAAATGTGATAAATTATCAAAATGCTAAAGAAACTGTTGAAATGTTAAAACAGAGGATATATGATTTGGAAATGGCTAAGATGGTATCACTACAGACGGCGCCTCAAATTAAAATGATTCAAAGGGGAAATTATAAATTGATATCTAAAGTACATTCTGCTTTTATAATAACTATCCCTGTATTTAAAAATGGAATAATTCAAGCTATTGCTCTAAAAAAGCAAAGGTTAGTATCAGATTCATTAGCAGAGCTTGATAGAACTACCAATGAATTATTAATGAAAAATGCTGAAAATATAAGAATGCAAAGTGTTGATATAGCAAAACTTGCAGGAGGAACAAGCGTAAAAATTGAAACACTCGAGAAAACTTGGAATACTATTATGCAGGGTATTGAGGAAACAAAGAGCATTGAAGATGAAAATAAAAAATTAAGAGAAGTTGGAATAGTAAAAATACATGAGATGACAGAAAAAATAAAACAGAAATCCTTAAGTTAA
- a CDS encoding replication-associated recombination protein A: protein MDLFELQAEKNLLKEAPLAERLKPGKLEDYVGQEHILGKGKLLWRAIKADKVTSLLLYGPPGTGKTSLAKVIANSTKSNFVRLNAVTDGLKELREVVTQAKNNLGMYNVKTILFIDEIHRFNKAQQDALLPFVEKGTLILIGATTENPYYEVNNALISRSMLFKLEPLNEDNVKCIISRALVDKVAGFGNTNICLKEDAKNYIASMANGDARRALNALELSVLTTDRDIDGIINITLDVAEECLQKKHIQYDKNRDEHYDVISAFIKSMRGSDPDAAVHYLARMIYAGEDPKFIARRIVIAASEDVGNADPIAMVVANNAAQAVQFVGMPEARIILAQAAIYVASAPKSNASYMAINNALKDIGEKNIGSIPSYLRDQNYKGAKKLGAGVGYLYPHSYEGNYVKQQYLPDDLLEACYYKPSENGYEKKIKDRLIMLKDK, encoded by the coding sequence GTGGATTTATTTGAATTACAAGCGGAAAAGAACTTATTAAAAGAAGCACCACTTGCAGAAAGATTAAAACCAGGTAAATTAGAAGATTATGTTGGTCAAGAGCATATTTTAGGAAAGGGAAAACTTTTATGGAGAGCTATAAAAGCTGATAAAGTAACCTCTTTACTACTTTATGGACCACCAGGTACTGGCAAAACTAGTTTAGCTAAGGTTATTGCGAATTCTACAAAATCTAATTTTGTTAGACTTAATGCAGTAACAGACGGATTAAAGGAATTAAGAGAAGTGGTAACTCAGGCTAAGAATAATTTAGGAATGTACAACGTTAAGACAATATTATTTATAGATGAGATTCATAGATTTAATAAAGCCCAACAGGATGCGTTATTGCCCTTCGTTGAGAAGGGTACATTAATTTTAATTGGAGCGACCACAGAGAATCCATACTATGAAGTTAATAATGCATTAATATCTAGGTCTATGTTGTTTAAATTAGAACCATTAAATGAAGATAATGTTAAATGTATTATTTCAAGGGCGCTTGTTGATAAAGTAGCTGGCTTCGGGAATACTAATATTTGTTTGAAAGAAGATGCAAAAAATTATATTGCTAGCATGGCAAATGGGGATGCAAGACGTGCGCTTAATGCCCTGGAATTATCGGTACTAACAACAGATAGAGATATTGATGGGATAATAAACATAACCCTTGATGTTGCAGAGGAATGTTTACAAAAGAAGCATATACAGTATGATAAGAATAGAGATGAACATTACGATGTAATATCTGCTTTCATTAAAAGTATGAGAGGTTCTGATCCTGATGCTGCCGTGCATTATCTTGCTAGAATGATATATGCAGGTGAAGATCCTAAATTTATTGCAAGGAGAATCGTAATAGCTGCATCTGAGGATGTGGGGAATGCAGATCCTATTGCTATGGTTGTTGCAAATAACGCAGCGCAGGCAGTTCAGTTTGTTGGAATGCCAGAAGCAAGAATAATACTTGCACAAGCTGCAATTTATGTAGCATCAGCGCCAAAGAGTAATGCTTCTTACATGGCTATTAACAATGCGCTTAAAGATATAGGAGAAAAAAATATAGGAAGTATTCCTTCTTATTTAAGGGACCAAAACTATAAAGGTGCAAAGAAGCTGGGGGCTGGAGTAGGATATTTGTATCCACATTCCTATGAAGGAAATTATGTGAAGCAGCAATATTTGCCTGATGATCTACTTGAGGCCTGCTATTATAAGCCTTCTGAAAATGGATATGAGAAAAAAATTAAAGATCGGCTTATTATGTTGAAAGATAAATAA
- a CDS encoding YtxH domain-containing protein produces the protein MMFTNWFKARKKEIQRKEKIRTAKKVIFGAAAGSLSGIIGGLLFSPKSGKETRKDIANSSKELKNNIKEKSIVLKGTIDNKVSDAKDGIVDAKAKISEYLNEKKAISQDTVSEVIDETKDTVEDISAIIGQADVSDKKNKK, from the coding sequence ATGATGTTTACAAACTGGTTTAAAGCCCGCAAAAAAGAAATACAAAGAAAAGAAAAAATAAGAACAGCGAAAAAGGTAATTTTTGGTGCCGCAGCTGGAAGTCTTAGCGGTATAATCGGAGGTTTACTTTTTTCACCTAAATCTGGTAAAGAAACTAGAAAAGATATTGCTAATTCATCAAAAGAACTTAAAAACAATATCAAAGAAAAAAGTATAGTACTTAAAGGAACTATTGACAATAAAGTTAGTGATGCTAAAGACGGTATAGTTGATGCTAAAGCAAAAATCTCAGAATATTTGAATGAAAAAAAAGCAATAAGTCAAGATACAGTTTCAGAAGTAATTGATGAAACAAAAGATACAGTAGAAGATATATCTGCAATTATTGGACAAGCTGACGTATCTGATAAGAAAAATAAGAAATAA
- a CDS encoding ECF transporter S component: protein MKHRNVNNLIKSSLFLALAIVFQVVGKSFPGISQFFVGPAVNAVLILTAIICGGTYGVLVGSLTPLLAYLTGQLASALGPFIPFIITSNILFVLSFIILNKRGKYGKYLGIIIGSFIKYIFLSISASKLIPLFELNIPTKIINKLVITMGIPQLITALIGGFFALIIISILRKRKVFI, encoded by the coding sequence ATGAAACATAGAAATGTTAATAATTTAATAAAATCAAGCCTTTTTCTTGCGCTTGCTATAGTATTTCAAGTAGTTGGAAAAAGCTTTCCAGGTATAAGCCAGTTTTTTGTTGGTCCAGCCGTTAATGCTGTCCTTATACTCACAGCTATAATTTGTGGCGGTACTTATGGGGTATTAGTAGGTTCTTTAACCCCTCTACTAGCCTATCTAACCGGCCAACTTGCTAGTGCTTTAGGACCTTTCATACCCTTTATAATTACTTCCAACATATTATTTGTGCTTAGTTTTATAATTTTAAATAAACGAGGTAAATATGGAAAATATTTAGGGATTATAATTGGATCTTTTATAAAATACATATTCCTATCTATTTCAGCATCAAAACTTATTCCGCTATTCGAACTAAATATTCCGACTAAAATAATTAACAAGTTAGTAATTACTATGGGAATACCTCAGCTTATAACTGCACTTATTGGAGGATTTTTTGCCTTAATAATAATTAGTATTTTAAGAAAGAGAAAAGTCTTTATATAA
- a CDS encoding 5-formyltetrahydrofolate cyclo-ligase, whose product MENNLKNNLRINMLNIRKNMPDHNVSAFSLKIMNKIMELPQFINCKNIMLYISFNNEVDTYKLATWCLNNNKTVIAPYCIKSSHKIVPFIINNLTTDLTKSTFGVMEPKCDILMKANIENIDLIIVPGVVFDEDCNRIGFGAGYYDRFLSMKAKNTITIGIAYDYQIIDKVPIDEYDVPLNFIITEKRIISLK is encoded by the coding sequence ATGGAAAATAACCTTAAGAATAATTTAAGAATAAACATGCTTAATATAAGAAAGAATATGCCTGATCATAATGTATCCGCTTTTAGTCTAAAAATTATGAACAAAATTATGGAACTACCTCAATTTATAAATTGTAAAAACATAATGTTGTACATAAGTTTTAATAATGAGGTGGATACATACAAACTGGCTACCTGGTGCCTTAACAATAATAAAACGGTGATTGCACCATATTGCATAAAATCCAGTCATAAAATAGTACCTTTTATAATAAATAACCTTACAACTGATCTTACTAAATCTACCTTTGGTGTTATGGAGCCAAAATGTGATATATTAATGAAGGCAAATATTGAAAATATAGATTTAATAATAGTTCCTGGTGTAGTATTTGACGAAGATTGCAATAGAATTGGTTTCGGTGCTGGCTATTATGATAGATTTCTATCTATGAAAGCAAAAAACACGATTACTATTGGTATAGCTTATGACTATCAAATAATTGATAAAGTTCCAATTGATGAGTATGATGTGCCACTCAATTTCATAATAACTGAAAAAAGAATAATATCTTTGAAATAG
- a CDS encoding NusG domain II-containing protein, giving the protein MKKGDKIVGIVLLIIVLITTGATLIYKNSIKGSENIAVIKRAGSVIKTIDLSKVVEPQEFTLKTDNGHYNVIAVKHNSISVKDADCPHKECVKSGWISKPGEIIVCLPYKLIINIQAEKNDGIDGGTF; this is encoded by the coding sequence ATGAAAAAGGGCGATAAGATAGTTGGAATAGTACTTTTAATTATTGTGTTAATAACAACAGGTGCTACTTTAATATACAAAAACTCAATTAAAGGTTCGGAAAATATTGCAGTTATTAAGCGTGCAGGCTCGGTAATTAAAACTATTGATTTAAGTAAGGTAGTAGAGCCACAAGAATTTACTTTAAAAACGGATAATGGTCATTATAATGTTATAGCGGTTAAACATAATAGTATTAGTGTAAAAGATGCTGATTGTCCTCATAAGGAATGTGTTAAAAGTGGATGGATTTCAAAGCCAGGTGAGATAATTGTATGCTTGCCTTATAAACTTATAATTAATATTCAGGCAGAAAAAAATGATGGCATAGATGGTGGGACATTTTAA
- a CDS encoding M3 family oligoendopeptidase yields MIWSLNELYTSFESKEFKDDMISFENSIEYIKEWTLENCKTSNNPKEKIESYIDFENKFNDLVNKLYNYAELSTSVDTKNEVASKISEKIAFKLSELARPSTIFSKWLNSIEDLNSIIEDSPLLKSHSYYLKELAKNAKFLLSDTEEELIAKMKNSGSDACSKLQNVLSSNLLVDITINGEDKKLPLSIVRNMAYDKDKNIRKNAYESELKSYDKIAESSASALNSIKGEVITLSYARGYESVLQNTLEDSRMDKETLDVMLSVMMESLPSFQKYFKKKAELLGHSSGLPFYELFAPLGNVNMHFTLDEARVFIVKNFRAFSDKLANYADNAFEHNWIDSAPKEGKVGGAFCENLHSIKESRILSNFTGSFNDVSTLAHELGHGYHGLCLSKESALNSDYPMPIAETASIFCETLISNAAIATATSEESFVILENDISSSAQVIVDILSRYLFETELFKRRANGSLSVNELKEIMLKAQKDAYGSSLDENFLHPYMWVCKPHYYDASSNFYNFPYAFGLLFSKGLYAKYLKTGDSFIRDYNALLSATGKNNLVDVAKIMNIDLHSIEFWRSSLKLIELDIEKFINMK; encoded by the coding sequence ATGATATGGAGTTTAAACGAGCTTTACACGTCCTTTGAGAGCAAAGAATTTAAAGATGATATGATTTCTTTTGAAAATTCCATAGAATATATAAAAGAATGGACACTAGAGAATTGTAAAACTTCAAATAATCCTAAAGAAAAAATAGAATCTTATATTGATTTCGAAAATAAATTTAATGATCTTGTTAATAAACTATATAATTATGCAGAGTTATCCACAAGTGTAGATACAAAAAATGAGGTTGCAAGCAAGATATCAGAAAAAATAGCTTTTAAACTGTCGGAGCTAGCTAGACCTTCTACTATATTTTCAAAATGGTTAAATTCAATAGAAGATTTAAATTCTATAATTGAAGATTCCCCTCTTTTAAAATCACATAGTTATTATTTAAAAGAATTAGCTAAAAACGCAAAGTTTTTGCTTAGTGATACCGAGGAAGAACTCATAGCTAAAATGAAAAATAGTGGATCAGATGCCTGTTCTAAACTTCAAAACGTGTTATCCTCAAATCTGCTAGTTGATATTACTATAAATGGTGAAGATAAAAAACTTCCGCTATCTATAGTTAGAAATATGGCCTATGACAAAGATAAGAATATACGCAAAAATGCCTATGAATCAGAACTTAAGTCTTATGATAAAATAGCAGAATCCTCTGCTTCCGCCTTAAATTCCATCAAAGGTGAAGTTATTACATTAAGTTATGCTCGTGGATATGAATCAGTTCTGCAAAATACACTTGAAGATTCTAGAATGGATAAGGAAACCTTAGACGTTATGCTAAGCGTTATGATGGAAAGCCTTCCTTCTTTTCAAAAGTATTTTAAAAAGAAAGCGGAACTATTAGGACATTCGAGTGGTCTTCCTTTTTATGAATTATTTGCACCGTTAGGAAACGTCAATATGCACTTTACCTTAGACGAGGCAAGAGTGTTCATAGTTAAAAACTTTAGAGCCTTTAGCGATAAGCTGGCGAATTATGCTGATAATGCCTTTGAGCATAACTGGATTGACTCTGCTCCAAAGGAAGGTAAAGTAGGTGGTGCATTTTGTGAAAACTTGCATAGCATTAAAGAGAGCAGAATTTTGTCTAACTTCACTGGAAGTTTTAATGACGTATCAACTCTTGCACATGAACTAGGTCACGGGTATCATGGTTTATGTTTATCTAAAGAATCTGCATTAAACAGTGATTATCCTATGCCTATTGCAGAAACTGCCTCAATTTTTTGTGAAACACTTATAAGTAATGCAGCAATAGCTACTGCCACGAGTGAAGAATCCTTTGTAATACTTGAAAATGATATATCTAGTAGTGCTCAAGTTATTGTAGATATTTTAAGTCGTTACCTATTTGAAACCGAACTTTTTAAACGCCGCGCGAATGGTTCACTCTCTGTAAATGAATTAAAAGAAATTATGTTAAAAGCTCAAAAGGATGCTTATGGCTCGAGTCTTGATGAAAACTTTTTACATCCATATATGTGGGTATGTAAACCTCACTATTACGATGCTTCCAGTAATTTCTACAACTTTCCTTATGCCTTTGGCTTATTGTTCTCAAAAGGTTTATATGCAAAATATCTAAAAACAGGAGACTCATTTATTCGTGATTACAATGCTTTACTTTCAGCTACTGGGAAAAACAATTTAGTAGATGTGGCAAAAATAATGAATATAGATCTTCATTCCATTGAATTTTGGAGAAGTTCTCTAAAACTTATTGAGTTAGATATAGAAAAATTTATTAATATGAAGTAA
- a CDS encoding Gx transporter family protein encodes MTKTKRMVLLSTLVAIALVIYLIEAQIPVLFPGIKLGLANSISLVALILLGWREAFLIMFLRTLLGSIFGGGMPAFMFSLAGGILSNIIMILLYKYLKKYISIPTISVCGAVFHNIGQLLVAGFIINDLRIYVYLPVLLIAAIVTGYFIGILSSVLISRLEKILPRL; translated from the coding sequence ATGACAAAAACTAAAAGAATGGTTTTGCTTAGTACATTAGTTGCAATAGCTTTAGTTATTTATTTAATAGAAGCCCAGATACCGGTTCTATTCCCAGGTATAAAATTAGGTCTTGCTAATTCAATATCCTTAGTTGCATTGATTTTACTTGGATGGAGAGAGGCATTTCTAATAATGTTTTTAAGAACCTTATTAGGTTCTATATTTGGAGGAGGTATGCCAGCATTTATGTTTAGTCTTGCTGGAGGAATACTTAGTAATATAATAATGATACTACTTTATAAGTATCTAAAAAAATACATAAGTATACCTACAATTAGTGTTTGTGGGGCTGTATTTCATAATATAGGCCAGTTATTAGTAGCGGGATTTATAATTAATGACTTAAGAATATATGTGTATTTACCAGTGTTATTAATTGCAGCGATTGTTACAGGATACTTTATTGGGATTTTATCTAGTGTATTAATAAGTAGATTAGAAAAAATATTGCCCCGTTTATAA
- a CDS encoding YceG family protein — MEKNSLNNLEINSVNLEINEDIISSLKTEIYKRNGFKYNSNVVTVPNYFYRFIGIKNSEKEYYENLYRLDKELRKVGPSYIRFSEGLNKDISIRLQNVLNDIWIKVFSAEVIDVSLIINLISDNGFFPQIESKVLLRQIENNLKGLIEYYIKSNELINNDDIKLIVNYNMHWLYTYSKELFEKFDYTRINPKIIFYGDISKAEVFYLILLSTLGCDILYFNPENSGTFKEIDKFNSFSREIVYNVKAEIKPFPSNMDDRIKTTAFSAKEELDKTLYTDDCGFYRPWQFADYNVEAVTLNTTYEEIYIWIKEKANLREGFNVKGSTVVIPNIFSKICGIHENIDIYWKEINGVITQKFTKFYNELPIMDVVHLEYGKFDQVYPDNVFSKFNTTEMINSSWWKYKDLRSGLQRNMAEKIKDLCLNPIIKNVEHEDLRDLQVDIFSVLINLDKKILELLQSFDYPEEVPKIVIYNNEENGKLSFEDCIMLSFMDSMGVDIIIYNPSGYNDIENFIDPEQYDIHRLENISFKLHFKKNSDKKKGFFKNLFNS; from the coding sequence ATGGAAAAGAATAGTTTGAATAACTTAGAGATTAATAGCGTAAATTTAGAGATTAATGAAGATATAATAAGTAGTTTAAAAACAGAAATATATAAAAGGAATGGGTTTAAATATAATTCTAATGTTGTTACTGTGCCTAATTACTTTTATAGGTTTATTGGTATAAAAAATAGTGAGAAAGAGTATTATGAAAATTTATATAGGTTAGATAAAGAATTAAGGAAGGTTGGTCCATCTTACATTAGATTTAGTGAAGGGCTTAATAAGGACATTAGTATAAGATTACAAAATGTATTAAATGATATCTGGATAAAGGTATTTTCGGCGGAAGTTATAGATGTTTCTTTAATTATAAATTTAATAAGTGATAATGGATTTTTCCCTCAGATTGAGAGCAAAGTTTTGCTCAGGCAAATTGAGAATAATTTGAAGGGTCTTATAGAATATTATATTAAGAGTAATGAGTTAATTAATAATGATGATATTAAATTAATTGTAAATTATAATATGCATTGGTTGTATACTTATTCTAAAGAATTATTCGAAAAATTTGATTATACTAGGATTAATCCTAAGATAATTTTTTATGGTGATATTTCAAAAGCAGAGGTATTTTATTTGATATTATTATCAACACTCGGTTGTGATATTTTATATTTTAATCCTGAAAATTCTGGGACATTTAAAGAAATCGATAAATTCAATTCCTTTTCTAGGGAGATTGTCTATAATGTAAAGGCCGAGATAAAACCTTTCCCAAGTAATATGGATGATAGGATTAAAACTACTGCATTTAGTGCGAAGGAGGAGCTTGATAAGACTTTATATACAGATGATTGTGGGTTTTACAGACCTTGGCAGTTTGCAGATTATAATGTTGAGGCAGTTACCCTTAATACTACCTATGAGGAAATATATATATGGATTAAGGAAAAAGCAAACTTAAGGGAAGGATTTAATGTTAAAGGATCAACTGTGGTTATACCAAATATTTTCTCTAAAATTTGTGGTATACATGAAAACATTGATATCTATTGGAAAGAGATTAACGGGGTAATAACCCAGAAGTTTACTAAATTCTATAATGAATTACCTATAATGGATGTTGTACATTTAGAATATGGAAAGTTTGATCAAGTATATCCCGATAATGTTTTTTCAAAGTTTAATACTACGGAAATGATTAATTCATCTTGGTGGAAATATAAAGATCTTAGGTCTGGACTTCAGAGGAATATGGCAGAAAAAATTAAAGATTTGTGCCTTAATCCTATAATAAAAAATGTTGAACATGAAGACTTAAGGGATTTACAAGTGGATATTTTTTCAGTATTAATAAATTTAGATAAGAAAATTTTAGAACTCTTGCAATCATTCGATTACCCAGAAGAGGTTCCAAAGATTGTGATTTATAATAATGAAGAAAATGGAAAATTATCTTTTGAAGATTGTATTATGCTTTCTTTTATGGATTCCATGGGGGTAGATATTATTATTTATAACCCTTCAGGATATAATGACATAGAAAATTTTATTGATCCTGAGCAGTATGACATTCATAGACTTGAGAATATTAGTTTTAAGTTACATTTTAAAAAAAATAGTGATAAGAAAAAAGGATTTTTTAAAAATTTATTTAATTCTTAG
- a CDS encoding oligosaccharide flippase family protein: MNSKGKFIKNSAIYTIGDLLPRLISVFMISIYTNVNYLSADQKGIVDSIMPITSIFSTLYLLGLNGALNRFYYSDKDEEKRKVLISTLWIFLFAYTLILSVGLILFGRGLSNLIFKDIPYNPFFKLMIVNCFFSTFTIMPLTLFRMKEQAIRFGVFNILMTLLNVGFCIYFIVFLKQGAAGNLNGYIWCNFVFALVYLVVTFKDLSFKFSLPILKESLKYGIPLIPHAIGGWIINASDRWFLQQYKGLSEVAIYSLAYQIGSILDFLVGAINKAYVPFFFKTIADDKNNARTIFEDILKYYSVLILSLGLGLAIFAKEAILIFAHSNIYIVAYKIVPLIAVVSIVHGYYYMSVNSIFYTKKTNFLATVTAISAIINVVLNLILVPKYGMYAAAFTTLIAYLFSSIATYIVAQKCYYIKWHWETIIMNMAVCLGAYVISTIDFGNIFINITYKIVIYLVYISILFMFKILSFNKLLYYKNKILKK; the protein is encoded by the coding sequence ATGAATAGTAAAGGTAAATTTATTAAAAATTCTGCAATATATACTATCGGAGATTTATTACCAAGATTAATCTCAGTGTTTATGATTTCAATATATACAAATGTGAATTACTTAAGTGCGGACCAAAAGGGAATAGTAGATTCAATAATGCCTATTACATCTATATTTTCCACATTATATTTATTAGGATTAAATGGAGCGCTAAATAGATTTTATTATAGCGATAAAGATGAGGAAAAGAGAAAGGTACTTATTAGTACTTTATGGATATTTTTATTTGCGTATACTTTGATATTAAGTGTTGGTCTAATTCTATTTGGACGAGGACTTAGCAATTTAATATTCAAGGATATACCATATAACCCATTTTTTAAATTAATGATTGTAAATTGTTTTTTTTCTACTTTTACTATAATGCCGTTAACTCTTTTTAGGATGAAAGAACAGGCAATTAGATTTGGTGTTTTTAACATACTAATGACACTTTTAAATGTGGGTTTTTGTATTTATTTTATTGTTTTCTTAAAACAAGGAGCAGCAGGAAATTTAAACGGGTATATATGGTGTAATTTTGTGTTTGCGCTTGTATATTTAGTAGTAACATTTAAAGATCTAAGTTTTAAATTTTCTTTACCTATTTTAAAAGAAAGCTTAAAGTATGGTATTCCTCTCATTCCGCATGCTATTGGTGGATGGATTATTAATGCTTCAGATAGGTGGTTTCTCCAACAATACAAAGGACTTTCAGAGGTGGCTATTTATTCATTAGCATATCAAATAGGCTCAATATTGGATTTCTTAGTTGGAGCAATAAACAAAGCATATGTACCGTTCTTCTTTAAGACTATAGCTGATGATAAAAATAATGCTAGAACAATATTTGAGGATATATTAAAATATTATTCAGTCTTAATACTTTCATTAGGTTTAGGACTAGCTATATTTGCGAAAGAAGCAATTTTAATATTTGCTCACAGTAATATTTATATCGTAGCATATAAAATAGTCCCTCTAATTGCAGTAGTATCAATTGTACATGGATATTACTATATGAGCGTAAACAGTATTTTTTATACAAAGAAGACTAATTTTCTAGCAACGGTAACAGCTATATCAGCAATTATTAACGTAGTACTTAACCTCATATTAGTCCCCAAGTATGGGATGTACGCAGCCGCATTTACAACACTAATAGCTTATTTATTTTCTTCTATAGCCACATATATTGTTGCACAAAAATGTTATTATATAAAATGGCATTGGGAAACTATTATTATGAACATGGCAGTATGTTTGGGTGCGTATGTTATAAGCACAATAGATTTTGGTAATATATTTATAAATATAACTTATAAAATTGTTATATATTTAGTGTATATTTCCATATTGTTTATGTTTAAGATACTTTCTTTTAATAAGTTATTATACTATAAAAATAAGATTTTAAAAAAATAA